The following proteins come from a genomic window of Bacteroidales bacterium:
- a CDS encoding Do family serine endopeptidase: MKRFGLLLLSAVLGSSLTIGAFKILEPDNKPMRIEHISGTPVVDAAYTINKEGEIVPLDFTEVAKNVMPAVVHIKSTQVRNAESSPYREYSDPYQDFFEDDFFRHFFGPPYRYESPSPQNRGPQARVGSGSGVIISEDGYIVTNNHVINLADDIEVTLDDNRVFKAKVIGSDPSTDLALLQIKARNLPYLPLTNSDDVEVGEWVLAVGNPFNLNSTVTAGIVSAKGRNINILNDRSAIESFIQTDAAINPGNSGGALVNLQGGLIGINTAIASNNGGYMGYGFAVPANIVSKVIHDLQQYGMVQRGYLGLLIRSVDGNLAREKDLDMTKGVYVDSIADNSAAGEAGIKAGDVILEVDETPVKTSSELLEIIAKHYPGDKVSLKVDRKGKQSEYLVTLRNKDGDEKIAERGTSGIMDLLGVELEEIDAETARKIEAKGGLRVTTLSNGKLKRGTDIKVGFIITRVDGKEINSVDEFTSYLENRSGGILLEGVYEDIPGVYYYAFGL; this comes from the coding sequence ATGAAACGATTTGGATTGTTATTGCTGTCAGCGGTACTTGGAAGTTCGCTGACCATAGGAGCTTTTAAAATACTGGAGCCGGATAACAAACCCATGAGGATTGAGCATATTTCGGGGACTCCGGTAGTGGATGCAGCTTATACCATAAACAAGGAAGGGGAGATCGTCCCGCTTGACTTCACCGAGGTGGCAAAAAACGTGATGCCGGCGGTGGTGCACATTAAATCAACCCAGGTCCGGAATGCAGAATCCAGTCCGTACAGGGAGTACTCTGATCCTTACCAGGATTTTTTTGAGGATGATTTTTTCAGGCATTTCTTTGGCCCTCCTTACCGCTATGAGTCGCCCTCTCCGCAAAACCGTGGACCGCAGGCACGGGTTGGAAGTGGTTCAGGAGTCATAATCAGCGAAGATGGCTATATCGTTACCAACAACCATGTGATCAATCTCGCCGATGATATAGAAGTGACACTGGATGACAACCGGGTTTTCAAGGCAAAAGTTATAGGCAGTGATCCGTCCACAGACCTGGCCCTGTTACAGATTAAGGCCAGGAACCTGCCTTACCTGCCACTTACTAACTCGGATGATGTGGAAGTTGGAGAATGGGTGCTTGCTGTCGGAAATCCTTTCAATTTAAACTCCACGGTAACGGCCGGGATAGTAAGTGCCAAAGGGCGAAATATCAATATTCTGAATGACAGGAGTGCCATTGAGTCATTTATTCAGACCGACGCAGCCATAAATCCGGGTAACAGTGGCGGAGCGCTGGTCAATCTGCAGGGCGGACTGATCGGTATCAATACAGCCATTGCCAGTAACAACGGAGGTTATATGGGATATGGCTTTGCCGTTCCGGCAAATATCGTATCCAAGGTGATACACGACCTGCAACAATATGGCATGGTTCAGAGAGGGTACCTGGGCCTGCTGATAAGAAGCGTGGATGGAAATCTGGCCAGAGAAAAAGACCTGGATATGACCAAAGGGGTCTATGTGGACAGTATTGCGGACAACAGTGCCGCTGGTGAAGCTGGCATTAAAGCCGGGGACGTGATCCTGGAAGTGGATGAAACCCCGGTTAAAACAAGTTCCGAGCTCCTGGAAATAATTGCCAAACACTATCCGGGAGATAAAGTATCCCTGAAGGTGGATCGCAAGGGAAAGCAGTCCGAATACCTGGTAACCCTGAGAAACAAGGATGGCGATGAGAAAATAGCCGAAAGGGGGACTTCCGGTATCATGGATTTACTGGGAGTGGAACTGGAAGAGATCGATGCCGAAACCGCCAGAAAAATTGAGGCCAAAGGCGGATTGCGCGTTACCACGCTCAGCAATGGCAAGCTCAAAAGAGGCACCGACATAAAGGTTGGATTTATCATTACCAGGGTGGATGGAAAAGAGATCAACTCCGTGGACGAGTTTACCAGCTATCTGGAAAACCGGAGCGGAGGCATTCTCCTGGAAGGGGTATACGAGGATATACCTGGCGTATATTACTATGCTTTCGGATTATAA
- a CDS encoding toxin-antitoxin system YwqK family antitoxin, whose product MKIRSWSLACMVIFISVVSTAQVTIDEDGLYHNENSELYTGTYIEFYPGGNKRIELSLNKGIVDGVVNLYYEAGQLSEIRSYKNGKMDGTWSTWNESGVKIGLANYKNNVKHGEWFIWDDKGTLRFEMQYADGKKTGTWRMFDENGVLVSEEKMK is encoded by the coding sequence ATGAAAATAAGAAGCTGGTCACTGGCTTGTATGGTCATATTTATCAGTGTTGTATCCACGGCTCAGGTAACTATTGATGAAGATGGTTTATACCACAATGAAAACAGCGAACTTTATACAGGAACCTATATAGAGTTTTATCCCGGCGGAAACAAAAGGATTGAATTATCGCTGAACAAAGGAATCGTTGACGGAGTGGTCAATCTCTATTATGAGGCAGGACAACTCAGTGAAATCCGTTCTTACAAGAACGGGAAGATGGATGGTACCTGGAGTACCTGGAATGAAAGCGGGGTAAAGATTGGGCTTGCCAATTATAAGAATAATGTCAAGCACGGGGAGTGGTTTATCTGGGACGATAAAGGAACCCTCCGCTTTGAAATGCAATATGCAGACGGTAAGAAAACCGGAACCTGGAGGATGTTTGATGAGAACGGGGTCCTGGTTTCGGAGGAGAAGATGAAGTAA
- a CDS encoding Hsp20/alpha crystallin family protein: MTLAKLSNNWFPSSPSLFDKFFDGELMDWNRTNFSSTNSTLPAVNVKENNNEFQIEVAAPGLVKGDFKVHYDNGSLTISSEHKDETEQKEGERVTRREFSYQSFQRSFSVAENAVDANKISANYKDGILFITLPKREEIKPKPAREIKIS, translated from the coding sequence ATGACACTTGCAAAATTATCGAACAACTGGTTCCCATCTTCTCCTTCACTATTTGATAAATTTTTTGATGGAGAACTCATGGATTGGAACAGGACAAACTTTTCAAGCACCAACTCTACGCTACCCGCTGTGAATGTCAAAGAGAATAATAATGAGTTTCAGATTGAAGTTGCAGCACCGGGTTTGGTAAAAGGGGATTTTAAGGTGCATTATGACAATGGAAGCCTGACTATCTCTTCGGAACATAAAGATGAAACGGAACAGAAGGAGGGAGAGAGAGTGACCAGGCGGGAATTCAGCTACCAGTCTTTCCAGCGTTCGTTCTCCGTCGCTGAAAATGCTGTGGATGCCAATAAGATCTCCGCAAACTACAAGGACGGAATCTTGTTTATCACCCTGCCAAAACGCGAGGAAATCAAACCGAAACCCGCCAGAGAGATCAAAATCTCCTAG